The following DNA comes from Terriglobales bacterium.
GGGCATCGAGGAAGTGGTACAGCGGGCGGAGGAGATCATCGAAAAGAGATTGCCAAGATCGCCGGGAACGCCGTGATCGAAGAACTCACCACAAAGGGCACGAAGGTCAGTACAAAGGGCACGAAGGGAATCGCCGGGGTCGTGGGAGCGGTGGGAGGGGTCAATCCAGCGGGAGACGCATCTTCTTCAAGAAGGCGGCGTAGCGGGGGTCGTGCTCCAGACTCTTCAGCAGGGGGTCGCCTTTCATCCAGGTAAGCCCTCCGTCGCGCTGGGCGTAGGCGCGCTCCAACCATCGGAAAGCTAGATCGTCTTCCCCGCGGAAGGCATACACCTCGGCGACTTGGAAGGCCATGACTGCCTGATACTTGGCGATCAATTCCGCAAGCGCCGTGTCCGATTCCTGCTTACGGCCAAGGGCGCGGTAGGTGAGCGCCAGCCCAAACAAGCGCCAGTTCAGGTCCGGCTCGCGCTCCATTTCGGCCAGAGCTTCCTGTGGCCGGGACTGCTCCAGTTCGAGTACGGCAAGCAGGGTGTGCGCATACTGGCGTGCGGGGTCGATTTCCAATCCCTTGCTGACGGCGGCGATCGCCTCGGGTAGCCGACCGCTCCAATAGTGAACACGGGCAAGTTCGATGTAGATCTGCGTGTTGAGGGGGTCCAATTCCGCCGCGCGGAGGCACAAGGCGAGAGCTTCCTGGCGCCGGCCGAGGTGTAGGGCGAGTAGTGCTGCGCCATAGAGGACTTCGAAGTTCCCCGGCCCCAGAGCCAGCGCTTGTTTATATGCAGCATCGGCTCCCGCCCAATCCCATTGAAAGGTGGTCTTTATCGAGCCCAGGGCAGCGTGCGCCTCGGCGAGGTTCGCATCGAGCGCCAGCGCCCGCTCCGCCCCAGCCAGCGCCTTTGGATAGCCTTCTTCCACAAGAACGTAGCCAAAATCTGCCCGACGGCTGTGAGCTTCCGCCAGACCAACCCACGCCTTGGCGTAGCTGGGGTCGAGGTTAATCGCCTGCTCGTAGTAACGGACAGCCCTTTCCAGGCTCTCCTTGCTGCTGCGCTGGTAGAAGTACCGAGCTTGCAGATAGGCGTTGTACGGTTCCTGGCTGGTCCCGCGCGCGGAGGGCGATGTCCCGCCCAGCAGAGCTACTTTCAACGCTCCCGCTACCGACTGCGCAATCTCCTCCTGCACCGCGAAAATGTCGTTCAGTTCCCGATCGTAGGTCTGTGACCAAAGGTGGAAGCCGTCGGAGGCGTTGATGAGCTGCGCAGTGATGCGAACGCGATTGCCTTGCTTGCGGACACTGCCCTCGAGGACGGTTGCCGCGTTCAACTCGCGCCCGATATCCAGCAGCTTGACGTTCTTCCCCTTGAACTGAAATGACGAGGTGCGAGCCACCACCCGCAGACCCGGGGTCCTGGCCAGACTATTCAGCAGTTCTTCGGCCAGGCCGTCGGCAAAATATTCCTCGTCTTTGCCCGGACTCATGTCCACAAAGGGAAGCACCGCGATGGAAGGAGCGGAGGGCGCGGGCGCCGGAGCGGGGCCGCGGTTTGCCGTCCGCCGGTAAAGAACCGCCCCGGCCAGGACAAGCAATGCCAACAGCGCCGCAGCCATCACGAAAGCGCGAGTGGGCGTACGGCGGAGCCTGGGCAGGGGCAGGGTCGCGGACGAACCTGAAGTCAGCCGGTGGAGGTCCACCGCGATGTCACGAGCAGAGGCATAGCGCAGGGAGGGATCTTTTTCCAGGGACTTGAGGATGATCTGTTCCAGTCCGGCCGAGAGCGCGGGGCTCAGCCGCGAAGCCGCGGGCGCGGGGTGATGCAGGATGGCGTCAATCAGGGCGGGTCCGGTGCCGGCAAAGGGGCGGCGGCCGGTAGCCATCTCGTAGAGCACGCAGCCGGCGGCCCAGATGTCGGCGCGGGCGTCCACCGGCTCGCCCAGCAGTTGCTCGGGGGCCATGTACGGGAGGGTGCCGGCGAAGGTGGCAGTGTGCGTCTGGCTGGCGGTCAGCGCGGTCGGAGTGGCGGGTTGCGCGACATGCGCCAAGCCGAAGTCCAGGATCTTCAGGCGCGCGTCGGGGGTCACGCGGACGTTGGCCGGCTTGAGGTCGCGGTGGACGACGCCATGGTCGTGGGCCGCCGCCAGCCCGGCACATAATTGCGAGCCCAATTGGATGATCTCGCGCTCGGGCAGGGGGCCGGAGACCAGCATCTCGCTCAACGAAAGGCCGGGGATCAACTCCTCGACCAGGAAGTCGGTGCCGTCCTGGGTGTCGAAATCGTGCACCACGGCGATGTTGGGGTGGTTGAGTTTGGAGAGGGCGAGGGCTTCCTTGCGAAAGCGGCGGCGGGCGGCCTCGTCGGCCAGTTCTCCCGCGGGCAGGAGCTTAAGGGCCACGTCGCAGTCCAGGTGCTCGTCGTGGGCGCGATAGACCACACCCATCCCGCCTTGGCCGATCTGCTCGAGGATGCGGTAATGGGAAAGCGTGGCCTGCATGGAATCTCCCTCCGCGCGCGCGAGTGATCCCCAGGTGCGGCCTTGAACTAACTGCATACTCTGGACGGGGGAAAGTAGCTGTGATTGCGGTCACGGGGAGGAGTGACAGGCGATCGCCGACATCGCGTGATCGTCGGAAGTGAATCAAGGCACAGCTAAAATCCGGCGACTGACTGCTTCAGGCGGCGACGGTCGAGTTGCGGAGCTCGGCCAGCGCCTGTTCCTGGCTGGGGTACACGGGAATGACCGATGTCAGCTTGGTCAGCCGCAGCAGGTGCTCGGCCCGGTTGGAAGGGTCGCAGATCACAAGAGCGCCACTCAGCCGCCGGGCAGCCAGCACCAGCCCCACGATCGATCCCAGGCCGCCGCTGTCGATGTACTCGACGGCGTGAAGGTTGAGAATGACGCGGGGAGCCTGGGGAAGCAGGTCGCGGACGGTGCGGCAGAAGTCGGTGGTCTCCTGCCCGAAGACGATGCGGCCCTGGCAGGTGACGACCGTGACATTGTCGACTCGGCTGATCTCCAGTGCGAGGCTCATGACGAATCCTCCTCTAGAGCACTCCCTGGCCACAGAGTTCGTTGGCGGCATTGTAGCGCGATTAGGAAGTCAGAGATGTGAATTTCCGGGGGGAAAGAAACCATCCTGTGCGGCTTAAAGAACAACGCGGCACAAGGGCGAGGCCCTCAACCAGGTCATTCCCGATTCGGAAAGCACCCTGACGCCGCTTCCTGCTTTGGTCCCCAGTTCTTCAGCATCGGCGCTAACCCACTGAAAACAATAAGCCGCCAGCGGTCAGGGTCGTGCAAACAGGACTCGCAGGACGAGTTCTGCCCGTGTTACTGGAAGACATCGCGGCGCTGGTGTTGTGGCTGACGGTGGCGGTGGCGGCCATCAACCTGGTGTTCCTGGGTTCGGTGGTGTATCGGCGGCTGGCCCGCGGCCGCTATTTCCGCCGCAAGGACGAGGCGCGCCGCCGCTGGCGGACCGTGGTGGACCAGTTCCTGCGCTGGGGGCTGAGCCAAGGCCAAGCCGTAGCCGTACTGGCGGAAGCCAAGTCGGAGGCAGCCCAGGATGCGGTGCGGGAGATGCTGCTGGCGCGCATGGCGTCCGACACCTGCGACCGGATCACAGCGCTGCTGTTCGGACTGGGAGCGGTGGACGGCTGGGCGCGGGCGGCGTTCGGGAAGCGGGCGGGAGGCGTGATGATCAGCGCGCTGGCGGTGGGGCGCATCCCCTTCCCGGAGCGCCCGCGGAACCGGCTGCGGGACTGGCTGGAACGGACGCGGCTGCTGGCGGTGCCGCGTACGTTGGCGGTGGACGCGCTGGGACGACTGGCGCCGGACTTCGCCGAGGTCTTCGCCCTGGCGGCCCTGGAGGACCCGGCCGGAGAGGTGCGGCGCGTGGCGCTGTCGTCGCTGGGGCGAAATCGTCGGGTGGCGGGGATCGCGCCGCTGTTCTCCAGCCTGCTCGAGGCGCTGGCGCCGGGGCCGGCGGAAGAGCACGCCACCTCCGCGCGGACGGCGAAAGCTGCCCTGGTCTGCTACGGCCTGGAACACCTGCGGCGCTTCGTCCCTTACCTGCGCGATCCTGATCCCCAGGTCAGGTTCTACGTGGTGGACATCGTGCGCGAGATCTGCGCCCGCCAGGCCCGCCTGCGCAGGCTGGGGCGGAGCGATCTCCCCGGAAAGCTTTACCAGGAATTCCTCGATTCGCTGGTGGGGGACGAGTCGGCGGACGTACGGGCGAGGAGCGCGCCGGTGGTGGCTCATTTCCATGACCTCCGGGCGTCGATCGCACTGCTCCACCTGCTGCGCGACGAGAACGAGTTTGTGCGGCTGCACGCGGTGCGGGCGGCGGCCGACCCCGCCTATCCCGAGCTGCTGCCAGTGCTGGTGAAGCGCATGACTGACCGGCGCTGGCGGGTGCGCGAGGCGGCGGCGCGCGCCCTGGCCCGGCTGGGCGACCGAGCCCAGCAGATGCTCTTCCGTGAGTTCGCCGGCAGCGTGGACCGCTACGAGAGCGAGCAGATCACGGAGGAGCTGCAGCGCTGCGGGCTGGTGCACCGGGTCCTGGAGGACCTGGGCGCGGGCGGAGCGCGGGGGGAACTGGCGCTGGCGGTGTGCCGGCGCATGGTCGCAGTGGGCAAGACGGCCCTGCTCAAGGACCGACTCGCGCCGGGACGGGAGGCTACCGGGGCGGGGCTGCTGCTGCTGGAGGCCTTCGCCACGCGGCCCGGGGAAGAGACGGCCCGGATGTTCGAGCAGATCGCGCTCAGCGGCCGGCATCCGCTGGCGGCGCGGGCGGCGGAGTTGCTGGGCGAGATGCGGGGCAGGCCGCTGGCCGCGGGGGTGGCGTGATGCACGACCGGGTGCTGCTGGTGCTCGACTACGTGAACTCGGTGATCCTCGTCTATTTCGTGGTCACCAACGTGGTCTACACCTTGCTGATGCTGGTGTCGTTGTACGCGGTGACCATGCACTCCAAGTACGCGGCGCGGGTCAGCCACCAGGAGTTGCTGGATTCCCCGGTGACCCCGCCGGTGGCGCTGATCGTGCCGGCGCACAACGAGGAAGAAGGCATCGTGCAGACGGTGCTGTCGCTGCTGGAGCTGGAGTACTCGGAAAAGGAGCTGATCGTGGTGGACGACGGCTCAACCGACCGGACGGCGGAGCGTCTGATCGAGCGCTTCGCGCTCGAACCGGCGGACTTCATCTACCGCCCGCGGCTGCCGGGGCGGACGCCGCTGGGCTTCTACTACAACCCGGCGCACCCGGAACTGCTGCTGATCCGCAAAGAGAACGGCGGCAAGCCGGACGCGCTGAACGTGGGCATCAACATGGCCCGTAGCCCGTATTTCTGCACCGTGGACGCGGACTCGATCATCGAGCAGCAGGCGCTGCTGCGGCTGATGGCGCCGGTGCTGCGCTCGCGCGCGCCCACGGTGGTGAGCGGAGGGGTGGTGCGCATCGCCAACGGCTGCACCGTGCGGAACGGGAAGATCGTGGCCCTGGACTTGCCGCGCGGCTGGCTGGAGCGCTGCCAGGTGGTGGAGTACATCCGGACCTTCCTGTTCGGCCGGCCAGGGTGGAATTTCCTGAACGCGACCTTCATCGCCAGCGGGGCCTTCTGTCTGCTGCACCGGGAGTCGGTGATCGCCGCGGGAGGCTTCGGGACCGACACCGTGACCGAGGACATCGACGTCATCGCTTCGCTGCACCGGACCCTGCGGGCCAAGGGAGAGCCGTACCGCATGGTGTTCGCCACCG
Coding sequences within:
- a CDS encoding protein kinase, with the protein product MQATLSHYRILEQIGQGGMGVVYRAHDEHLDCDVALKLLPAGELADEAARRRFRKEALALSKLNHPNIAVVHDFDTQDGTDFLVEELIPGLSLSEMLVSGPLPEREIIQLGSQLCAGLAAAHDHGVVHRDLKPANVRVTPDARLKILDFGLAHVAQPATPTALTASQTHTATFAGTLPYMAPEQLLGEPVDARADIWAAGCVLYEMATGRRPFAGTGPALIDAILHHPAPAASRLSPALSAGLEQIILKSLEKDPSLRYASARDIAVDLHRLTSGSSATLPLPRLRRTPTRAFVMAAALLALLVLAGAVLYRRTANRGPAPAPAPSAPSIAVLPFVDMSPGKDEEYFADGLAEELLNSLARTPGLRVVARTSSFQFKGKNVKLLDIGRELNAATVLEGSVRKQGNRVRITAQLINASDGFHLWSQTYDRELNDIFAVQEEIAQSVAGALKVALLGGTSPSARGTSQEPYNAYLQARYFYQRSSKESLERAVRYYEQAINLDPSYAKAWVGLAEAHSRRADFGYVLVEEGYPKALAGAERALALDANLAEAHAALGSIKTTFQWDWAGADAAYKQALALGPGNFEVLYGAALLALHLGRRQEALALCLRAAELDPLNTQIYIELARVHYWSGRLPEAIAAVSKGLEIDPARQYAHTLLAVLELEQSRPQEALAEMEREPDLNWRLFGLALTYRALGRKQESDTALAELIAKYQAVMAFQVAEVYAFRGEDDLAFRWLERAYAQRDGGLTWMKGDPLLKSLEHDPRYAAFLKKMRLPLD
- a CDS encoding STAS domain-containing protein; protein product: MSLALEISRVDNVTVVTCQGRIVFGQETTDFCRTVRDLLPQAPRVILNLHAVEYIDSGGLGSIVGLVLAARRLSGALVICDPSNRAEHLLRLTKLTSVIPVYPSQEQALAELRNSTVAA
- a CDS encoding HEAT repeat domain-containing protein, giving the protein MLLEDIAALVLWLTVAVAAINLVFLGSVVYRRLARGRYFRRKDEARRRWRTVVDQFLRWGLSQGQAVAVLAEAKSEAAQDAVREMLLARMASDTCDRITALLFGLGAVDGWARAAFGKRAGGVMISALAVGRIPFPERPRNRLRDWLERTRLLAVPRTLAVDALGRLAPDFAEVFALAALEDPAGEVRRVALSSLGRNRRVAGIAPLFSSLLEALAPGPAEEHATSARTAKAALVCYGLEHLRRFVPYLRDPDPQVRFYVVDIVREICARQARLRRLGRSDLPGKLYQEFLDSLVGDESADVRARSAPVVAHFHDLRASIALLHLLRDENEFVRLHAVRAAADPAYPELLPVLVKRMTDRRWRVREAAARALARLGDRAQQMLFREFAGSVDRYESEQITEELQRCGLVHRVLEDLGAGGARGELALAVCRRMVAVGKTALLKDRLAPGREATGAGLLLLEAFATRPGEETARMFEQIALSGRHPLAARAAELLGEMRGRPLAAGVA
- a CDS encoding glycosyltransferase, whose translation is MHDRVLLVLDYVNSVILVYFVVTNVVYTLLMLVSLYAVTMHSKYAARVSHQELLDSPVTPPVALIVPAHNEEEGIVQTVLSLLELEYSEKELIVVDDGSTDRTAERLIERFALEPADFIYRPRLPGRTPLGFYYNPAHPELLLIRKENGGKPDALNVGINMARSPYFCTVDADSIIEQQALLRLMAPVLRSRAPTVVSGGVVRIANGCTVRNGKIVALDLPRGWLERCQVVEYIRTFLFGRPGWNFLNATFIASGAFCLLHRESVIAAGGFGTDTVTEDIDVIASLHRTLRAKGEPYRMVFATDPICWTEAPKDLRMLARQRRRWQLGLLQTVVKHHDMIFNRRYGALGMLSMPFHAYIEAVGCLVEALGTVLIPFSFLVGAMPWSLFLLLMLLAVGYGTLLSTGSILMEEATIGRYPRVGHVVTLMAYALLENIGYRQMMAFCRAQGVIQYLLGRRRWETVRKSGMAEAAHA